In Sulfurisphaera javensis, a single genomic region encodes these proteins:
- a CDS encoding ABC transporter ATP-binding protein: MFKGVNITAFDKELITIVGPSGIGKSTLLRILGGFIQPKEGEVRLLGKKITKPTPKIALVHQSIATFPWMTALENVKLGLKYRKLSKEEEDKIARKMLEIVGLSGFENLYPKQLSGGMRQRIAIARALAAEPIVLLMDEPFSHLDELTAEGLRQEIYQMIFSPETNLRAAVLVSHNLNEVVELSDRIYVLNESPARVVGEIKVELERPRDPRDPKFAEYLDTLYKLLTPVSKKVKVNEDDKK, encoded by the coding sequence GTGTTCAAAGGAGTTAACATAACAGCATTTGATAAAGAATTAATAACTATTGTAGGTCCTTCTGGCATAGGAAAGTCAACTTTATTAAGAATATTAGGAGGATTTATTCAACCTAAAGAAGGAGAAGTTAGACTACTTGGAAAGAAAATAACTAAACCAACTCCAAAAATTGCTTTAGTTCATCAATCAATTGCAACATTTCCCTGGATGACAGCCCTGGAAAATGTGAAACTTGGTTTAAAATACAGAAAATTATCAAAAGAAGAAGAGGATAAAATAGCTAGAAAAATGTTAGAAATTGTAGGACTATCTGGTTTTGAAAACTTATATCCTAAACAACTTAGTGGGGGTATGAGACAAAGAATTGCTATTGCTAGAGCATTAGCAGCTGAACCAATTGTACTTCTAATGGATGAACCCTTTTCTCATTTAGATGAGTTAACTGCTGAAGGTCTGAGACAAGAAATATATCAAATGATATTCTCGCCAGAGACAAACCTTAGAGCAGCTGTTCTAGTCTCTCATAATTTAAATGAAGTTGTTGAATTATCTGATAGGATTTACGTTTTAAATGAAAGCCCAGCTAGAGTTGTGGGGGAAATAAAAGTAGAACTAGAAAGGCCTAGAGATCCGAGAGATCCTAAATTTGCAGAATACCTAGATACCTTATATAAATTATTAACACCAGTGAGTAAAAAAGTAAAAGTAAATGAAGATGATAAAAAATGA
- a CDS encoding twin-arginine translocase TatA/TatE family subunit gives MIKMAFTVTDTALLIVVAIILIFGASKLPDIFRNLGRATGEFKKGQLEAQMELAQLQQMQQPQQQQAREKELQSKIDELQKQLEELKKQQQSQNK, from the coding sequence ATGATAAAAATGGCTTTCACAGTAACGGATACGGCGTTATTAATAGTCGTTGCAATAATATTGATATTTGGAGCCTCTAAGCTGCCAGATATTTTTAGAAACTTAGGAAGAGCTACTGGAGAATTTAAGAAGGGGCAGTTAGAGGCTCAAATGGAATTAGCACAGCTACAACAAATGCAACAACCACAGCAACAACAAGCTAGAGAGAAAGAATTACAGAGTAAAATTGATGAATTACAAAAACAATTAGAAGAATTAAAGAAACAACAACAATCACAAAATAAGTGA
- the tatC gene encoding twin-arginine translocase subunit TatC: MSFQKPTTDKEAPLIEHLKELGIRIRNAIIYISIFFVIYFAFGISTTKIGSYTVPIIYPTIYHSIAIQFTDTFLEREKPVGLHLITLNPFDPLYASMYVSFLLALITTFPLVFREFWAFVAPGLYEHEKRTIRRVLLPATVLFLAGASFAYFIIIPFMMLFVYRLDLMLGVEPTLSLRSYVSTIVNLMIAVGGSFEFPLVMTSLTQLGLVKAKTWRDNWRWGVLVSFIIAWIVSPGTTGGLIETTIAVTLSTLYFVGVLVSSIIEKRRSNKEKELLVK; encoded by the coding sequence ATGAGTTTTCAAAAACCTACTACTGATAAAGAGGCTCCACTAATAGAACATTTAAAGGAGTTAGGTATTAGAATTAGAAATGCTATTATTTATATTTCAATATTTTTCGTAATTTATTTCGCATTTGGAATTTCTACGACAAAAATTGGTTCTTATACAGTTCCTATTATATATCCTACGATTTATCATAGTATTGCAATACAATTCACTGATACTTTTTTAGAAAGAGAAAAACCAGTTGGTTTACATCTAATTACTCTTAATCCTTTTGATCCTCTATATGCTTCAATGTACGTTTCATTTCTTTTAGCGCTAATTACTACTTTTCCCCTAGTTTTTAGAGAATTTTGGGCTTTTGTAGCCCCAGGATTATATGAGCATGAAAAAAGAACCATAAGGAGAGTATTATTACCAGCTACTGTTCTTTTTTTGGCTGGAGCTTCCTTTGCTTATTTTATAATAATACCTTTTATGATGCTATTCGTATATAGGCTAGATTTAATGTTAGGAGTTGAGCCTACATTAAGTTTAAGGTCTTATGTAAGCACAATAGTTAACTTAATGATAGCTGTAGGTGGTTCATTCGAGTTTCCTCTGGTTATGACATCTTTAACTCAGTTAGGTTTAGTAAAAGCAAAAACGTGGAGAGATAACTGGAGGTGGGGCGTTTTAGTCTCTTTTATAATAGCGTGGATCGTTTCTCCTGGAACTACAGGAGGTCTAATAGAAACAACAATTGCAGTAACTCTGTCAACTTTATATTTTGTAGGAGTTCTAGTTTCGTCAATTATCGAAAAAAGAAGGTCGAATAAAGAAAAAGAGTTACTAGTGAAATAA
- a CDS encoding 3-isopropylmalate dehydratase large subunit: protein MPQTLTEKILSRAAGKSVSPGDVVEINVDIAAFHDLTGYHVIEVMEKAGMLKVFDKQKIVIAFDHLAPPPDVRSAEIQTQIRKFVKQLSIPNFHDINVGILHQILLEKYANPGYVIVAADSHTTTSGAVGAFAQGLGASDVAAAVITGKTWIMVPQPFKITLEGKPGKWINGKDVSLKILGDFKADYFNGMSIEVFVKEPSAFPMDFRATVSNMGIEMNADALMFVPDEETINYIKTNRGYEPPTIRPDEEAKYVDEYTIELNKLEPLVAAPHSVDNVKTVNEVEGLDVDQVYIGSCTNGRLSDFEMAAKILKGKRVKTRCIAIPASYDLFKKAMDLGYIEILVNAGCVVTYGTCGPCLGGHFGVAGPGETIVSTSSRNFKGRMGSNDSKVYLSGPAVAAATALEGKITDPRRFS, encoded by the coding sequence GTGCCTCAAACATTAACTGAAAAAATTTTAAGCAGAGCTGCTGGGAAATCAGTCAGTCCGGGTGATGTAGTAGAAATAAATGTAGATATAGCCGCATTCCATGACTTGACTGGTTATCATGTTATAGAAGTAATGGAAAAAGCTGGAATGCTAAAAGTTTTTGATAAGCAAAAAATAGTTATTGCTTTTGATCATTTAGCACCACCACCTGATGTTAGAAGTGCAGAAATACAAACCCAAATAAGAAAGTTTGTTAAACAATTAAGTATACCTAATTTTCATGATATAAACGTAGGAATTCTACATCAAATATTATTAGAAAAATATGCAAACCCTGGATATGTTATAGTTGCAGCTGATAGCCATACAACTACTTCTGGAGCTGTTGGTGCATTTGCGCAAGGATTAGGTGCAAGCGATGTTGCAGCTGCTGTGATAACTGGCAAAACATGGATAATGGTTCCTCAACCTTTCAAGATAACATTAGAGGGTAAACCCGGTAAATGGATAAATGGTAAAGATGTTTCCTTAAAAATTCTTGGAGACTTTAAGGCTGATTACTTTAATGGAATGAGCATTGAAGTTTTTGTTAAAGAACCTTCAGCATTTCCAATGGACTTTAGGGCTACTGTCTCTAATATGGGAATTGAAATGAATGCTGATGCGTTAATGTTTGTACCAGATGAAGAAACTATAAACTATATAAAAACTAACAGAGGTTACGAACCACCAACAATTAGACCGGATGAAGAGGCTAAATATGTTGATGAATACACAATTGAGCTTAATAAATTAGAGCCTTTAGTTGCTGCCCCTCATAGTGTCGATAATGTTAAAACTGTAAATGAAGTTGAAGGATTAGATGTGGATCAAGTTTACATTGGTTCTTGCACAAATGGTAGGTTAAGTGATTTTGAAATGGCAGCCAAAATATTGAAAGGTAAAAGAGTTAAAACTAGATGCATAGCGATTCCAGCCTCATATGATTTATTTAAGAAAGCGATGGATTTAGGCTATATCGAGATTTTAGTAAATGCTGGATGTGTAGTAACTTATGGTACATGTGGTCCTTGTTTAGGTGGGCACTTTGGTGTTGCTGGTCCTGGTGAAACTATTGTTTCGACAAGCTCAAGAAACTTTAAAGGAAGAATGGGAAGTAATGATTCAAAAGTATATTTATCTGGTCCAGCCGTTGCTGCGGCAACAGCTTTAGAGGGTAAAATAACTGATCCGAGGAGATTCTCATGA
- a CDS encoding 3-isopropylmalate dehydratase small subunit translates to MIVEGKVLKFGDKIDTDIIIPARYLKYTDPQYLAQHAMEPLDPEFYKKASAGVILVAGKVFGMGSSREQAAIALKAAGVKAIIAESFARIFYRNAINNGLPAIVLPDATKLINQDDYVKVNVETGEIIVNNQKVYKGRGITGMPLKILESGGLLDYLKKVSVKG, encoded by the coding sequence ATGATAGTCGAAGGAAAAGTATTGAAATTTGGAGATAAAATAGATACTGATATTATAATACCTGCAAGGTATTTAAAATATACTGATCCTCAGTATTTAGCTCAACATGCGATGGAGCCGTTAGACCCAGAATTTTATAAGAAAGCATCAGCTGGAGTAATATTAGTAGCTGGTAAAGTATTTGGAATGGGATCTTCAAGAGAACAAGCAGCCATTGCGTTAAAGGCTGCTGGAGTTAAGGCGATTATTGCTGAATCTTTTGCTAGAATATTTTACAGAAATGCTATTAATAATGGATTACCCGCAATCGTTTTGCCAGATGCGACAAAGTTAATAAATCAAGATGATTATGTTAAGGTTAACGTAGAAACTGGAGAAATAATTGTAAATAACCAGAAAGTGTATAAAGGAAGAGGAATAACTGGAATGCCATTAAAAATTCTTGAAAGCGGCGGATTATTAGATTATTTGAAGAAAGTTTCAGTAAAGGGTTAG
- the bluB gene encoding 5,6-dimethylbenzimidazole synthase, with product MDLYEAIKKRRDVRSYCKGDPIPDEVLAKLLLSAHLGPSVGYSQPWNFIIIKDEKIKRRIKELVDKEREEFKNLLDESRKKIFDNIKIDAIMESPINLAVTCDFNRFGPHVLGRRTIPETCNYSTVLAIENLWLAATAEGIGVGWVSFFKKEDVKKILGIPDNVELIAYLTLCYVTKFPEVPELEEKGWNKRLPLEELVFENQWNNKPNERLLNVLRNAKI from the coding sequence ATGGATTTATATGAAGCAATAAAAAAGAGAAGAGATGTAAGAAGTTACTGTAAAGGCGATCCCATACCAGATGAAGTTTTGGCAAAGCTTTTGCTTTCAGCCCATTTAGGTCCTTCTGTAGGTTACTCTCAGCCATGGAATTTCATTATAATTAAAGATGAGAAAATAAAGAGAAGAATAAAGGAACTAGTTGATAAAGAAAGAGAAGAATTTAAGAATCTTTTAGATGAAAGTAGAAAGAAAATTTTTGATAATATAAAAATTGATGCAATAATGGAATCGCCAATAAATTTGGCTGTTACTTGCGATTTCAACAGATTTGGACCTCATGTTTTAGGAAGACGTACTATTCCAGAAACATGTAATTATTCTACAGTTTTAGCAATAGAAAATTTATGGTTAGCTGCAACAGCAGAAGGAATAGGAGTTGGGTGGGTTAGCTTCTTCAAAAAAGAGGATGTGAAGAAAATTCTTGGAATTCCAGATAACGTAGAATTAATTGCATATCTGACACTTTGTTATGTTACAAAATTTCCAGAAGTTCCAGAACTAGAAGAAAAAGGATGGAATAAGAGATTGCCGCTCGAGGAACTAGTTTTTGAAAATCAGTGGAATAATAAACCTAATGAAAGGCTCTTAAATGTTTTAAGAAATGCAAAAATTTAG
- a CDS encoding alanine--glyoxylate aminotransferase family protein codes for MIQKEKRILMHVGPVNILDRILYAGLKNNVGFTSPEFVQAFQFSLKKIRELFQVDKTYQPFIIPGGGTSAMESVTSLLKEGEKVLVVTNGVFGDRWINIFKKYPVQVNVLKAEPGYYVEPETVEKEVKREKYKLVTFTHVETSTGVRQPIRESVKAVRDYVDLVVVDGVSSVGAEEVKAKDWNVDVYLTASQKAIGVPPGMGLLVLSSNAIEKLKEEKSVAGYYLDLRNWLPVMTNMEDGKASYFSTPPVHTILMLAEALKIIIDEEGLDNRIKRHEKIAGAIRAGVEGMGLDIVARKPEAYSNTVTGVLVKKVNAGNVLSEVISEGIELAPGVHPALQGKYFRIGHMGWVTENDAISTIASIERALKRLGEDIKLGEGVKATQLYLAK; via the coding sequence ATGATACAAAAAGAAAAACGAATTTTGATGCATGTGGGTCCAGTAAACATTCTGGATAGAATCCTTTACGCAGGGTTAAAAAATAACGTGGGCTTTACATCACCAGAATTTGTCCAAGCATTTCAGTTTTCTCTAAAGAAAATTAGAGAATTATTTCAAGTAGATAAAACGTATCAACCATTCATTATACCTGGTGGCGGAACATCAGCAATGGAAAGCGTTACTTCCCTTCTAAAGGAAGGAGAAAAAGTATTAGTAGTTACTAATGGTGTATTCGGTGATAGATGGATAAACATATTTAAAAAATATCCAGTCCAGGTAAATGTATTAAAAGCTGAACCTGGATATTATGTAGAACCAGAAACAGTAGAAAAAGAGGTAAAGAGGGAAAAGTATAAATTAGTAACATTCACACATGTAGAGACAAGCACTGGAGTTAGACAACCTATAAGGGAAAGCGTAAAAGCTGTAAGGGACTATGTGGATTTAGTAGTCGTGGATGGAGTTTCTAGTGTTGGAGCAGAAGAGGTTAAAGCAAAAGATTGGAATGTTGACGTCTATTTAACTGCTAGCCAAAAAGCTATAGGAGTCCCACCAGGGATGGGATTGTTAGTTCTTTCGAGCAATGCAATAGAAAAATTAAAAGAGGAGAAAAGCGTTGCTGGCTATTATTTAGATCTAAGAAACTGGTTGCCAGTAATGACTAACATGGAAGATGGAAAAGCATCTTACTTCTCAACTCCTCCAGTTCACACAATTTTAATGTTAGCTGAGGCCTTAAAGATAATCATAGACGAAGAAGGATTAGATAATAGAATAAAAAGGCATGAAAAAATCGCAGGGGCAATAAGGGCTGGAGTTGAAGGAATGGGTTTAGATATTGTAGCTAGAAAACCAGAGGCATATAGTAATACTGTTACTGGTGTTTTGGTTAAGAAAGTAAATGCAGGAAATGTACTTTCAGAAGTAATTTCTGAAGGAATTGAACTTGCTCCGGGCGTACATCCAGCATTACAAGGCAAGTACTTTAGAATAGGTCATATGGGATGGGTAACAGAAAATGATGCAATTTCTACAATAGCATCGATTGAAAGGGCACTAAAAAGGTTAGGAGAAGATATAAAGCTAGGAGAAGGAGTAAAAGCTACACAACTTTATTTAGCTAAATAA
- a CDS encoding EVE domain-containing protein gives MAYWIIPVQEDMWETILKTHVFGFRRESPQKYIKPGDYIIFYVGKYYAKKYGGKFVGIFKVISDWYYDETVLFPNEKLVGKAVEVYRIKLEPILVGECDSKDLIRSLSFIEDKFQFSKYLRNVPANLKRPIPEEDVKKIEECIRSSIV, from the coding sequence ATGGCTTACTGGATTATACCAGTACAAGAAGACATGTGGGAGACTATTCTCAAAACTCACGTGTTTGGATTTAGAAGAGAATCACCACAAAAGTATATCAAGCCTGGAGATTACATCATTTTCTACGTAGGAAAATATTATGCTAAAAAGTATGGAGGAAAATTTGTAGGAATATTTAAAGTAATATCGGATTGGTATTACGACGAAACAGTCTTATTTCCTAATGAAAAACTAGTAGGGAAAGCAGTTGAAGTTTATAGAATTAAACTCGAACCTATCTTAGTTGGTGAATGCGATTCGAAAGACTTAATAAGATCTCTATCCTTCATAGAGGACAAATTTCAATTCTCTAAGTATTTGAGAAATGTCCCAGCAAATTTAAAAAGACCAATACCAGAAGAAGATGTGAAAAAAATTGAAGAATGTATTAGATCATCTATAGTTTAA